In the Puntigrus tetrazona isolate hp1 chromosome 9, ASM1883169v1, whole genome shotgun sequence genome, one interval contains:
- the fhl2a gene encoding four and a half LIM domains protein 2a, giving the protein MTERYDCHYCKESLFGKKYVLREENPYCVKCYESLYSNTCEECKKPIGCNSRDLSYKDRHWHEDCFHCFQCKRSLVDKPFSTKDEQLLCTECYSNEYSSKCHECKKTIMPGSRKMEHKGNSWHETCFTCQRCQQPIGTKSFIPKDNHNYCVPCYEKQFAMQCVHCKKPITTGGVTYHDQPWHKDCFLCTGCKQQLSGQRFTSRDDFAYCLNCFCNLYAKKCASCTTPISGLGGSKYISFEERQWHNDCFNCKRCSVSLVGRGFLTERDDILCPECGKDM; this is encoded by the exons ATGACAGAGCGTTACGACTGCCACTACTGCAAGGAGTCTCTGTTTGGGAAGAAGTATGTTCTTCGTGAGGAAAACCCTTACTGCGTGAAGTGTTACGAGAGCCTGTACTCCAACACCTGCGAGGAGTGCAAGAAACCCATCGGCTGCAACAGCAGG GATCTGTCCTACAAGGACCGTCACTGGCACGAGGACTGTTTCCACTGCTTCCAGTGCAAGCGCTCGCTGGTAGACAAGCCTTTCTCCACCAAAGACGAGCAGCTGCTGTGCACCGAGTGCTACTCGAACGAGTACTCCTCCAAATGCCATGAGTGCAAGAAGACCATCATGCCTG GCTCCAGGAAGATGGAGCATAAAGGAAACAGCTGGCACGAGACTTGCTTTACCTGCCAGCGCTGCCAGCAGCCAATTGGCACCAAGAGCTTCATCCCCAAAGACAACCATAACTACTGCGTGCCCTGCTATGAAAAGCAGTTCGCCATGCAGTGTGTTCACTGCAAGAAG CCCATTACCACCGGCGGTGTGACGTATCACGACCAGCCGTGGCACAAGGACTGTTTCCTGTGCACTGGCTGTAAGCAGCAGCTGTCTGGTCAGCGCTTCACCTCTCGGGATGACTTCGCCTACTGCCTGAACTGCTTCTGCAACTTGTACGCCAAGAAATGCGCCTCCTGCACCACCCCCATCAGTG GACTCGGAGGAAGCAAGTACATCTCCTTTGAGGAGCGCCAGTGGCACAACGACTGCTTCAACTGCAAGAGGTGCTCAGTGTCTCTGGTGGGCAGAGGTTTCCTCACCGAGAGAGATGACATCCTGTGTCCTGAGTGTGGCAAAGACATGTGA